The bacterium genome contains a region encoding:
- a CDS encoding adenylosuccinate synthetase, with product AYKIGNSITEQFCSDIEVLSCAEPIFETIPGWQSDTTKARKWNELPTNARAYLEFISNYVGVPVSIASIGPERTETIIARPELLWG from the coding sequence GCATATAAAATCGGAAATTCGATAACCGAACAATTCTGTAGTGATATTGAAGTTTTATCCTGCGCTGAACCGATTTTCGAGACAATTCCCGGCTGGCAAAGCGATACTACCAAAGCACGCAAATGGAATGAACTCCCCACTAATGCAAGAGCCTATCTAGAGTTCATCTCGAATTATGTTGGCGTGCCTGTATCGATCGCTTCCATCGGTCCCGAGCGCACTGAGACCATTATTGCCCGACCAGAATTGCTTTGGGGATAA
- a CDS encoding riboflavin synthase, with amino-acid sequence MFTGLIEEVGKVFQIRQSGDAARVTVECPLIAKGTNIGDSIAINGVCLTVVSLDTALLTFDAVPETMRRTNLGQLHTGSPVNLERALAAGQRMGGHFVQGHIDGVGTVASVRSEDNAHIFFIKASKELMRYIVPKGSVAIDGVSLTVVDVEPNQFSMWIIPHTFENTTFKIRQINDLVNLETDLLAKYVEKMLLGSDEAENGLSIEKLRDAGYI; translated from the coding sequence ATGTTCACCGGACTAATCGAAGAAGTCGGCAAAGTGTTTCAGATTCGCCAATCTGGCGATGCTGCACGGGTAACTGTCGAATGCCCTTTAATTGCCAAGGGAACTAATATCGGCGACAGCATCGCTATTAACGGCGTTTGCCTTACTGTTGTTTCGCTCGATACTGCTCTTCTCACCTTTGACGCCGTTCCTGAAACAATGCGTCGCACCAATCTTGGCCAGCTCCACACAGGTAGTCCTGTAAATCTCGAAAGAGCTCTCGCTGCCGGTCAACGGATGGGAGGACATTTCGTTCAAGGGCATATTGATGGCGTCGGCACAGTCGCTTCCGTCCGCAGTGAAGATAACGCGCATATATTCTTTATAAAAGCTTCAAAAGAGTTGATGCGATACATTGTTCCCAAAGGTTCGGTTGCAATAGATGGCGTAAGTCTTACAGTAGTCGATGTGGAGCCGAATCAGTTTTCAATGTGGATTATCCCTCATACTTTCGAGAATACCACCTTCAAAATCCGCCAAATCAACGACCTGGTGAACCTAGAAACTGACTTACTTGCAAAGTATGTTGAAAAGATGCTCTTAGGGAGCGATGAAGCAGAGAATGGCCTAAGCATTGAAAAGCTGAGGGACGCGGGGTATATTTAG